The following are encoded together in the Prionailurus viverrinus isolate Anna chromosome B3, UM_Priviv_1.0, whole genome shotgun sequence genome:
- the BEGAIN gene encoding brain-enriched guanylate kinase-associated protein isoform X2: MEKLRLRSPWVPSCLGQPRILQGRLARSSPSLWDSALQEQKGELRKRLSYTTHKLEKLETEFDSTRHYLEIELRRAQEELEKVTEKLRRIQSNYMALQRINQELEDKLYRMGQHYEEEKRALSHEIVALNSHLLEAKVTIDKLSEDNELYRKDCNLAAQLLQCSQTYGRVHKVSELPSDFQERVSLHLEKHGCGLPSPLCHPAYADSVPTCVIAKVLEKPDPASLSSRLSDASARDLPFRDGGEKPGPRPPYKGDIYCSDTALYCPEERRRTRRPSVDAPVTDVGFLRAQNSTDSAAEEEEEAEAAAFPAGFRHEAFPGYAGSLPTSSSYSSFSATSEEKEHAQASTLTASQQAIYLNSRDELFDRKPPAAAYEGSPCFAKATASVAAPLEAEVAPGFARTMSPYPAESFRFPASPGPQQALMPPNLWSLRAKPGTARLPGEDARGQWRPLSVEDIGAYSYPATAAGRASPCSFSERYYGSGGSPGKKAEGRASPLYATYKADSFSEGDDLSQGHLAEPRFLRAGGDLSLSPGRAADPLPGYAPSQGDAERLGVQLCGAGGSPEPEHSPHSSRDSLEPSSMEASPEMHPAARLSPQPAFPRTGGSGLSRKDSLTKAQLYGTLLN; this comes from the exons ATGGAGAAACTCAG GCTGCGCAGCCCCTGGGTGCCCTCGTGCCTCGGGCAGCCCCGCATCCTGCAGGGCCGGCTGGCCAGGTCCTCGCCCTCGCTCTGGGACAG CGCGCTGCAGGAGCAGAAGGGCGAGCTGCGCAAGCGGCTGTCCTACACCACGCACAAGCTCGAGAAGCTCGAGACCGAGTTCGACTCCACGCGCCACTACCTGGAGATCGAGCTGCGGCGCGCGCAGGAGGAGCTCGAGAAGGTCACGGAGAAGCTGCGCAG GATTCAGAGCAATTACATGGCGCTGCAGCGGATCAACCAGGAGCTAGAGGACAAGCTGTACCGCATG GGCCAGCACTATGAGGAAGAGAAGCGAGCGCTGAGCCACGAGATTGTTGCCCTCAACAGCCACCTGCTGGAGGCCAAGGTGACCATCGACAAGCTGTCAGAGGACAAT GAGCTCTATAGGAAGGACTGCAATCTAGCGGCCCAGCTGCTGCAGTGCAGCCAGACGTACGGCAGGGTCCATAAGGTGTCCGAG CTGCCCTCCGACTTCCAGGAACGTGTGAGCCTGCACCTGGAGAAGCACGGCTGCggcctgccctccccactctgccACCCCGCCTACGCCGACAGCGTCCCCACCTGCGTCATCGCCAAGGTGCTGGAGAAGCCCGACCCCGCCAGCCTGTCCTCCCGCCTGTCTGACGCCTCGGCCCGCGACCTGCCCTTCCGGGATGGCGGGGAGAAGCCGGGCCCGCGGCCCCCCTACAAGGGGGACATCTACTGCAGTGACACGGCCCTCTACTGCCCCGAGGAGCGGCGGCGCACCCGGCGGCCCAGCGTGGACGCGCCCGTGACCGACGTGGGCTTCCTGCGGGCCCAGAACTCCACCGACAGCGcggccgaggaggaggaggaggccgagGCGGCCGCCTTCCCCGCGGGCTTCCGGCACGAGGCCTTCCCGGGCTACGCGGGCTCGCTGCCCACGTCCAGCTCCTACTCCAGCTTCAGCGCCACGTCGGAGGAGAAGGAGCACGCCCAGGCCAGCACGCTCACCGCCTCGCAGCAGGCCATCTACCTGAACAGCCGCGACGAGCTCTTCGACCGCAAGCCGCCGGCCGCCGCCTACGAGGGCAGCCCGTGCTTCGCCAAGGCCACGGCCAGCGTGGCAGCGCCACTGGAGGCCGAGGTGGCCCCGGGGTTTGCGCGGACCATGTCGCCGTACCCCGCCGAGTCCTTCCGCTTCCCGGCCTCCCCGGGCCCCCAGCAGGCCCTGATGCCCCCAAACCTGTGGAGCCTGCGGGCCAAGCCGGGGACGGCCCGGCTCCCCGGGGAGGACGCGCGGGGCCAGTGGCGGCCCCTGAGCGTGGAGGACATCGGTGCCTACTCCTACCCGGCCACCGCCGCCGGCCGCGCCTCGCCCTGCAGCTTCTCTGAACGCTACTACGGCAGTGGGGGCAGCCCGGGCAAGAAGGCCGAGGGCCGCGCCAGCCCCCTCTATGCCACCTACAAGGCCGACAGCTTCTCGGAGGGTGACGACCTCTCCCAGGGCCACCTGGCGGAGCCCCGCTTCCTCCGGGCCGGCGGCGACCTGAGCCTGAGCCCGGGCCGCGCGGCCGACCCGCTGCCCGGCTATGCGCCCAGCCAGGGGGATGCGGAGAGGCTCGGGGTGCAGCTGTGCGGGGCGGGCGGCAGTCCCGAGCCCGAGCACAGCCCCCACAGTTCCAGGGACTCCTTGGAGCCCAGCTCCATGGAGGCCTCCCCGGAGATGCACCCCGCCGCCCGCCTCAGCCCCCAGCCGGCCTTCCCGCGGACTGGTGGCTCGGGGCTCAGCCGCAAGGACAGCCTCACGAAAGCCCAGCTCTATGGAACCTTGCTCAACTGA